One window of Marinobacterium aestuarii genomic DNA carries:
- a CDS encoding TIGR04552 family protein, whose product MAKREEGAALAPRLSSAAELDIPWSTLETLIGGRSVVDLQQLPVTDDRSAARFLQAYGFDTTDPGDCRAMEQIHARAIRYLDEVVLPWQWLGAVPEPWRSMPIEDLLVAAAKPPTGEWPNWPCVLLKVLHCATHALFSSDLEAHQAALQSVRARFLPFLFEQAGQQWIGDENCKIPLVDFHIKEEKPFERFMTKLLHKPGNLALEVFDRLGVRLVTHDIFSAVLLIKFLRSRNIIMFANQLPERSRNSLAELDEIHRLYGVSAPPFVLEQPAGAMLPLAELSGDNPFSDRAFRMFKFVERLIVKLPDGRRSIYPYEIQLLDCNAWESSFSGDATHSAYEARQLKRVRQRLFGHPVQGT is encoded by the coding sequence ATGGCAAAACGCGAAGAGGGGGCTGCCCTGGCGCCCCGACTCAGCAGTGCGGCGGAGCTTGATATTCCCTGGTCTACGCTTGAAACCCTTATCGGCGGCCGTTCAGTGGTGGACCTGCAGCAACTACCGGTGACGGATGATCGCTCTGCCGCGCGTTTCCTGCAGGCCTATGGCTTTGATACCACGGACCCTGGTGACTGCCGCGCCATGGAGCAGATCCATGCGCGCGCCATTCGCTATCTGGATGAAGTGGTGTTGCCCTGGCAGTGGCTCGGGGCTGTGCCTGAGCCCTGGCGTAGCATGCCGATCGAGGATCTGCTGGTCGCCGCGGCTAAGCCACCGACGGGTGAATGGCCCAACTGGCCCTGTGTTCTGCTCAAGGTGCTGCACTGTGCCACCCATGCGCTCTTCAGTTCGGATCTCGAAGCGCACCAGGCGGCCCTGCAAAGTGTGCGGGCGCGTTTCCTGCCTTTTCTGTTCGAGCAGGCGGGGCAGCAGTGGATTGGCGATGAGAACTGCAAGATTCCGCTGGTGGATTTTCATATCAAGGAGGAAAAGCCCTTCGAGCGCTTTATGACCAAGCTGCTGCACAAACCCGGCAACCTGGCGCTGGAGGTGTTTGACCGCCTGGGTGTGCGGCTGGTGACGCACGATATCTTTTCGGCGGTGCTGCTGATCAAGTTTCTGCGCAGTCGCAATATCATCATGTTTGCCAATCAGCTGCCTGAGCGCAGCCGTAACTCCCTTGCCGAACTCGATGAAATACACCGGCTCTACGGCGTCAGTGCGCCGCCCTTTGTTCTTGAGCAGCCCGCGGGCGCCATGCTGCCACTGGCGGAGCTGTCCGGTGATAATCCCTTCAGTGACCGCGCCTTTCGCATGTTCAAGTTTGTCGAGCGGCTTATCGTGAAGTTGCCGGATGGCCGACGCAGCATCTATCCCTATGAAATCCAGCTGCTGGACTGCAATGCCTGGGAGTCGTCGTTCAGTGGCGATGCCACGCACTCCGCTTACGAAGCCCGTCAGCTAAAAAGGGTACGCCAGCGCCTGTTCGGTCATCCGGTGCAGGGTACCTAA
- the mobA gene encoding molybdenum cofactor guanylyltransferase, with the protein MKLDALILAGGEGRRMGGSDKGLLSLAGRPMIDHLGTRLRDCTEHVWISCREDQAADYTAVADGLLLDEGDSLGPLSGISRALQELSCSHLLITPCDTPLVSLASFRQMIAHSQAAPDQIVVVHDGDYLQTLHLIVPVAKAASLNLFRTTGRRAVRGWLEQEGYVECRCDDPVEFMNINTLDALAAAQALLEGADS; encoded by the coding sequence GTGAAGCTGGATGCGCTGATTCTGGCCGGTGGTGAAGGCCGGCGAATGGGGGGGAGTGACAAGGGGCTGCTCAGTCTGGCGGGACGGCCGATGATCGACCATCTTGGGACGCGGCTGCGAGACTGTACCGAGCATGTCTGGATCAGCTGTCGTGAGGATCAGGCGGCGGACTATACGGCTGTTGCCGATGGTCTGCTGCTGGACGAGGGCGATAGCCTTGGCCCCCTCAGCGGTATCAGTCGGGCGCTGCAGGAGCTGAGCTGCAGTCATCTGTTGATCACGCCCTGTGATACGCCGCTGGTGTCACTGGCAAGCTTCAGGCAGATGATCGCGCACAGTCAGGCGGCGCCCGATCAGATCGTAGTGGTGCACGATGGTGACTATTTGCAGACGCTGCATCTGATAGTGCCGGTGGCGAAGGCCGCATCGCTAAATTTGTTCCGGACCACAGGCCGGCGGGCGGTACGGGGCTGGCTGGAGCAGGAAGGCTACGTCGAGTGTCGCTGTGACGACCCGGTCGAGTTTATGAACATCAATACGCTGGACGCTCTGGCGGCAGCGCAGGCGTTGCTGGAGGGGGCTGATAGCTGA
- the dgoD gene encoding galactonate dehydratase: MKITALKTWQVPPRWLFLKIETDAGVYGWGEPVVEGRATTVEAAVHELSDYLIGQDPHRIEHLWNMLYRGGFYRGGPVLMSAIAGIDQALWDLKGRDLGVPVHQLLGGACRDKMRVYAWTGGDRPQDVAAGARALVDQGFTAFKMNGSAEMAIVDSHSKIDQAVARVAEARAEVGPDVGIAIDFHGRVHRPMAKALLRELEQYHPMFVEEPVLPEHLPALKHIAGNLGYPLATGERLHTRYQFRDLLAEGMIDIIQPDLSHCGGISEGLKIATLASAHDVALAPHCPLGPLTLAASLQLDAVCHNAFIQEQSMGIHYNKGNDVLDYLVDKSALKIENGFIAIPDGPGLGVEIDEAYVEERAKVGHRWRNPVWTHEDGSIAEW; this comes from the coding sequence ATGAAAATAACTGCGCTTAAAACCTGGCAGGTGCCACCGCGCTGGCTCTTCCTGAAAATTGAAACCGATGCCGGCGTCTATGGCTGGGGCGAACCAGTGGTTGAAGGCCGGGCGACTACTGTAGAAGCCGCCGTGCATGAACTGTCCGACTACCTCATCGGCCAGGATCCGCACCGCATCGAACACCTGTGGAACATGCTCTACCGTGGTGGTTTCTATCGCGGTGGCCCGGTACTGATGAGCGCTATCGCCGGCATCGATCAGGCCCTGTGGGACTTAAAGGGGCGGGATTTGGGGGTGCCTGTGCACCAGCTGCTCGGAGGCGCCTGCCGTGACAAGATGCGCGTCTACGCCTGGACCGGAGGCGACCGCCCTCAGGATGTCGCCGCCGGCGCCCGAGCCCTGGTGGATCAGGGCTTCACGGCATTCAAAATGAATGGTAGCGCCGAAATGGCTATCGTCGACAGCCACAGCAAAATTGACCAGGCCGTGGCCCGAGTGGCCGAGGCACGCGCCGAAGTGGGCCCGGATGTGGGAATCGCCATCGATTTTCACGGCCGGGTACACCGCCCCATGGCCAAGGCACTGCTGCGCGAACTGGAGCAGTACCATCCGATGTTCGTCGAGGAACCGGTACTGCCGGAACATTTGCCGGCGCTCAAGCACATCGCCGGTAATCTCGGCTATCCACTGGCCACAGGAGAACGGCTGCATACCCGCTACCAGTTCAGGGACCTGCTGGCCGAGGGCATGATCGACATCATCCAGCCGGACCTGAGCCATTGCGGCGGCATCAGCGAAGGCCTGAAGATCGCGACCCTTGCCAGCGCACATGATGTTGCCCTGGCACCCCACTGCCCCCTCGGCCCCCTGACACTGGCCGCCTCACTGCAACTGGATGCGGTCTGTCACAATGCCTTCATTCAGGAACAGAGCATGGGGATCCATTACAACAAGGGCAACGATGTGCTCGACTATCTGGTCGACAAGTCAGCCCTGAAAATAGAGAACGGCTTCATTGCCATACCGGATGGCCCCGGGCTGGGTGTAGAGATCGATGAAGCCTATGTCGAGGAGCGCGCCAAGGTGGGTCATCGCTGGCGCAACCCCGTCTGGACCCACGAGGATGGCAGCATCGCCGAGTGGTAA
- a CDS encoding TRAP transporter large permease — protein MDIANATFLMVGLIFALLVTGLPLAFITGLIAMAFTFGWFGSNALPLVTSRVYGFVTEYSLVAVPMFVLMASLLDRSGIAKDLFNAMRMFAGRLPGGVAVQTIVVAFFLAALSGIIGGEIVLLGILALPQMLRLGYDKHLSIGVVCAGGALGTMMPPSIVLIIYGMIASVSIADLFTAAITPAVILMASYIAYVLVRCIRNPAMGPPLRPEDHNTGFDSKRQALKAIIVPGMIAGMVLGTIYGGIASVTEAAAMGVFGVLLAIVLRGEFSLKVMHISLGQTMITCGMIIWIGIGAAALVGVYNLMGGNRFVSGMINGLDVAPIVIILVMMAILLVLGLFLDWIGIAMLALPIFVPIVVQLGFDPVWFGILFAVNMQVSFLSPPFGPAAFYLKGVAPPEVSLKDIFIAVLPFIALQLCVLALLLAWPQTALWMLN, from the coding sequence ATGGATATCGCCAACGCTACCTTTTTGATGGTCGGGCTGATTTTCGCCCTGCTGGTCACCGGCCTGCCGCTGGCCTTTATTACCGGCCTGATTGCCATGGCCTTTACCTTTGGCTGGTTCGGCAGCAACGCCCTGCCGCTGGTCACCAGCCGGGTGTACGGTTTCGTTACCGAGTATTCCCTAGTGGCGGTACCCATGTTTGTACTGATGGCATCCCTGCTGGATCGCTCCGGCATCGCCAAGGACCTGTTCAATGCCATGCGCATGTTTGCCGGTCGTCTGCCCGGTGGCGTGGCGGTACAGACCATTGTTGTAGCCTTTTTTCTGGCGGCACTGTCCGGCATTATCGGCGGTGAAATTGTACTTCTCGGCATTCTTGCCCTGCCGCAGATGCTGCGCCTGGGCTATGACAAGCATCTGTCCATCGGTGTGGTCTGCGCCGGCGGCGCGCTCGGCACCATGATGCCGCCCTCCATCGTACTGATCATCTACGGCATGATCGCCAGCGTATCGATTGCCGACCTCTTCACCGCCGCCATTACACCGGCGGTTATCCTGATGGCCTCCTATATCGCCTATGTGCTGGTGCGCTGTATCCGCAATCCCGCCATGGGGCCGCCGCTGCGCCCGGAAGACCACAACACCGGCTTTGACAGCAAGCGTCAGGCGTTAAAGGCGATTATTGTACCGGGGATGATTGCAGGCATGGTGCTGGGCACCATTTACGGCGGTATCGCCTCGGTGACTGAAGCCGCCGCCATGGGTGTATTCGGCGTGCTGCTGGCCATAGTGCTGCGCGGCGAATTTTCCCTCAAGGTGATGCACATCAGCCTGGGGCAAACGATGATCACCTGCGGCATGATTATCTGGATCGGCATAGGTGCCGCAGCCCTGGTGGGGGTCTACAACCTGATGGGGGGTAATCGCTTCGTGTCCGGCATGATTAACGGACTGGATGTGGCACCGATCGTCATCATTCTGGTGATGATGGCCATACTGCTGGTGCTGGGGCTCTTCCTCGACTGGATCGGCATCGCCATGCTGGCCCTGCCGATCTTCGTACCCATCGTGGTGCAGCTGGGCTTTGACCCGGTGTGGTTCGGCATCCTGTTCGCCGTGAACATGCAGGTTTCCTTCCTGTCACCGCCGTTCGGGCCGGCCGCGTTTTACCTCAAGGGCGTAGCCCCGCCGGAGGTCAGCCTCAAGGATATCTTTATCGCCGTACTGCCCTTTATCGCGCTGCAACTCTGTGTACTTGCGCTATTGCTGGCCTGGCCACAAACCGCGCTCTGGATGCTTAACTGA
- a CDS encoding TRAP transporter small permease subunit, translated as MSTLSNTPTPAEDSPIHDSMVGGERNGLDRIISRFGAAAAWLVFLAMGISVFEVIMRYVFDSPTSWVHESVVFLVAVSFALGGPATLAKNRHIRVRVLYDSVKPEFRIWFDRFNDLVTLGFCVAMSYAAFNMFWRASHNPLGEWQLERSGTSWNPPMPALTKGIILFALGLMMLQALLHLIQSCQRAQGTEESR; from the coding sequence ATGTCTACCCTTTCCAACACCCCAACACCCGCCGAAGACAGCCCGATCCACGACTCCATGGTCGGTGGCGAGCGCAATGGCCTGGACCGGATCATTTCCCGCTTTGGCGCCGCCGCCGCCTGGCTGGTTTTTCTGGCCATGGGCATCAGCGTGTTTGAAGTCATCATGCGCTATGTCTTCGATTCGCCCACATCCTGGGTACACGAAAGCGTGGTCTTTCTGGTCGCCGTGAGCTTTGCCCTGGGGGGCCCTGCAACCCTGGCCAAGAACAGGCATATTCGCGTGCGCGTGCTGTACGACAGCGTCAAGCCGGAGTTTCGTATCTGGTTCGACCGTTTCAATGATCTGGTGACCCTGGGCTTCTGCGTCGCCATGTCCTATGCGGCCTTCAACATGTTCTGGCGCGCCTCTCACAACCCGCTGGGTGAGTGGCAGCTCGAACGTTCAGGCACATCCTGGAATCCACCCATGCCCGCCCTCACCAAGGGCATCATCCTGTTTGCCTTAGGCCTGATGATGCTGCAGGCGCTGTTGCACCTGATCCAGTCGTGCCAGCGTGCACAAGGCACCGAGGAGTCCCGTTAA
- a CDS encoding TRAP transporter substrate-binding protein, translating into MKITTPLLTSSKRLLTGAIISAGLLLGSAQAAEFNWTFQTSENTGEPQFEIKKKWADNVKTMSSGRIEIEILPVNAVVQANQTLDAVSSGILQGHLTDPSYFSGRDPAFGMLGNLVGAWGDPLEFLEYMKYNGGEEIYNELVEPYGVHLIGAAATGLEAFVSKKPIRTVADMKGLKLRAPEGMVYNIFEKAGATPVNLPGSEVYTALEKGVIDAADYTVFSTNHDQGLHSFAKYPNYPGFHSLPMVSVSLNKDIWDGLPADLKAILETSVDSMAYEMVATLKARDLVAVKQAREDASITVIDMAPEERAKFRNIAKEEWKVWATKSELNQKIYDSVVGFLSDRNLM; encoded by the coding sequence ATGAAAATAACAACACCCCTGCTAACGTCTTCCAAGCGCCTGCTGACCGGCGCCATTATCAGCGCCGGCCTGCTGCTGGGCAGCGCCCAGGCGGCTGAGTTCAACTGGACCTTCCAGACCTCGGAAAACACCGGTGAGCCGCAGTTTGAAATCAAGAAAAAGTGGGCCGATAACGTCAAGACCATGTCCAGTGGGCGTATCGAGATCGAAATCCTGCCGGTCAATGCCGTGGTCCAGGCCAACCAGACACTGGATGCCGTAAGCTCCGGCATTCTGCAGGGCCACCTGACAGACCCGAGCTACTTCTCGGGCCGTGACCCCGCCTTTGGCATGCTCGGCAACCTGGTGGGCGCCTGGGGTGATCCGCTGGAATTCCTCGAATACATGAAATACAACGGCGGCGAAGAGATCTACAACGAGCTGGTTGAGCCCTACGGCGTGCACCTGATCGGTGCGGCCGCCACCGGGCTTGAAGCCTTCGTCTCCAAGAAGCCCATCCGTACCGTGGCCGACATGAAGGGCCTGAAACTGCGCGCACCTGAGGGCATGGTCTACAACATCTTCGAGAAAGCCGGCGCTACACCGGTGAACCTGCCGGGCTCCGAGGTCTATACCGCGCTGGAGAAAGGCGTTATCGATGCGGCTGACTACACCGTCTTCTCCACCAACCACGACCAGGGCCTGCACAGCTTCGCCAAGTACCCCAACTACCCGGGCTTCCATTCCCTGCCCATGGTGTCGGTATCGCTGAACAAGGATATCTGGGACGGTCTGCCGGCGGACCTGAAAGCCATTCTGGAAACCTCGGTTGATTCCATGGCCTACGAAATGGTCGCCACCCTGAAAGCCCGTGATCTTGTTGCCGTGAAGCAGGCCCGTGAAGACGCCTCCATCACCGTGATCGACATGGCGCCGGAAGAACGCGCGAAGTTTCGCAACATCGCCAAGGAAGAGTGGAAAGTCTGGGCGACAAAAAGCGAGCTTAACCAGAAGATCTACGACTCCGTGGTCGGCTTTCTGTCTGACCGCAACCTGATGTAA
- a CDS encoding gluconokinase translates to MNLVIMGVCGCGKSTIGKLLADELGARFIEGDSFHPVENVQRMSAGIPLTDADRQPWLERLRDELSAAHAQGSQAVLSCSALKKDYRQTLASSGPLTFVYLQAERAEIERRMSLRQNHFMVATLVTSQFETLQEPGTDEACVRVSVLQSVPQIVQEILAKLPR, encoded by the coding sequence ATGAATCTAGTCATTATGGGCGTGTGCGGCTGCGGCAAAAGTACCATCGGCAAACTATTAGCGGATGAACTGGGTGCGCGTTTTATCGAAGGCGACAGCTTTCACCCGGTGGAAAACGTGCAGCGCATGTCCGCCGGCATCCCGCTGACCGACGCCGACCGCCAGCCCTGGCTCGAGCGCCTGCGCGATGAGCTCAGCGCCGCCCATGCTCAGGGCAGCCAGGCCGTGCTGTCGTGCTCGGCACTGAAGAAAGACTACCGCCAGACCCTGGCCAGCAGCGGCCCGCTGACCTTTGTCTACCTGCAGGCTGAGCGCGCTGAGATCGAGCGGCGCATGTCACTGCGCCAGAATCATTTTATGGTGGCCACCCTGGTGACCAGCCAGTTCGAAACGCTGCAGGAGCCCGGCACCGACGAAGCCTGTGTTCGCGTCTCCGTGCTGCAGAGCGTGCCTCAAATCGTGCAGGAAATTCTCGCAAAATTACCCCGATAA
- a CDS encoding LacI family DNA-binding transcriptional regulator: protein MTTRQSQPGSRSKGRVTLSDVARMSGVSAMTVSRALNEPQRVSEQVRERVEQAIDALGYIPNRAARSLAGSRSHTIAVVIPSVSNAVFNNVIRGIYDVCAPAGYEMLMGNTYYSVQQESSLISKFLTHHPDGMIVTGLDMADSTRRQLEAAAIPLVQIMEVGTSAPLDMSVGISHSEAGGAMARYMLERGYRRIGVLGAQMDYRSQRRIQGFIDVLAEAGLADVKRVLTTAEPSTVRLGGQLLADLLLANPDLDAVFCCNDDLAYGAIYECQRRQIRVPQQLAIAGFNDLEGSACINPSLTSIQTPLYDIGKTAAQMLMRRLAGEVLQQTVVDLGFRLQARDSA from the coding sequence ATGACGACCAGGCAAAGTCAGCCGGGCAGTCGCAGCAAGGGGCGGGTAACCCTGAGCGATGTGGCGCGCATGTCGGGCGTCAGCGCAATGACGGTCTCGCGGGCGCTGAACGAGCCGCAGCGTGTGTCGGAACAGGTGCGTGAGCGGGTAGAGCAGGCCATTGATGCACTGGGCTACATCCCCAACCGTGCGGCACGATCCCTGGCGGGCAGTCGCAGCCACACCATCGCCGTGGTGATTCCATCGGTGTCTAACGCCGTGTTCAACAATGTCATCCGCGGCATCTACGATGTCTGTGCACCGGCGGGCTACGAGATGCTGATGGGTAATACCTATTACTCGGTGCAGCAGGAATCCAGCCTGATTTCCAAGTTTCTGACCCATCACCCCGATGGCATGATAGTCACCGGGCTGGACATGGCCGATAGCACGCGACGCCAGCTGGAGGCCGCCGCCATTCCGCTGGTGCAGATCATGGAAGTCGGCACCTCGGCGCCGCTGGACATGAGTGTGGGTATCTCCCACAGCGAGGCTGGTGGTGCCATGGCGCGCTACATGCTGGAGCGCGGTTACAGGCGCATCGGCGTGCTCGGCGCCCAGATGGATTATCGCTCCCAGCGGCGCATCCAGGGTTTTATCGATGTGCTGGCCGAGGCGGGATTGGCTGACGTCAAGCGTGTCCTGACCACCGCAGAGCCTTCTACGGTGCGCCTTGGTGGCCAGTTGCTGGCGGACCTGTTGCTGGCGAACCCCGATCTGGATGCGGTTTTCTGCTGCAACGATGACCTGGCCTACGGTGCCATTTACGAGTGTCAGCGCCGGCAGATTCGCGTGCCGCAGCAACTGGCGATCGCAGGCTTCAATGATCTTGAAGGCTCGGCTTGCATCAACCCCTCTCTTACCTCAATTCAGACGCCGCTGTACGATATCGGTAAAACCGCCGCCCAGATGCTGATGCGTCGTCTCGCCGGCGAGGTGCTGCAGCAGACGGTGGTGGATCTGGGCTTTCGGCTGCAGGCGCGTGACAGCGCCTGA
- a CDS encoding PhnA domain-containing protein yields the protein MTIERQLLERSGAKCELCGSAQNLAACDVSLAPAGVDNQALLCATCSEQVDNPQDLHHWRCLGDSMWSQVPAVQVLVWRQLKRLSVEPWAQDLLDMLYLDPELEGWAQAAIVEEDDDSEPTLDSNGSRLQEGDSVTLIKDLDVKGAGFTAKRGTAVRDIRLTSNPKHIEGKVNGVQIVLVAAYLKKA from the coding sequence ATGACTATTGAGCGGCAACTTTTGGAGCGCAGTGGCGCTAAATGCGAGCTGTGCGGCAGTGCGCAGAACCTGGCGGCCTGTGACGTTTCCCTGGCCCCGGCCGGTGTGGATAACCAGGCGCTGCTCTGCGCCACCTGCAGCGAGCAGGTCGATAATCCGCAGGACCTGCATCATTGGCGCTGCCTGGGCGATAGCATGTGGAGCCAGGTGCCGGCTGTCCAGGTGCTGGTCTGGCGTCAGCTCAAGCGCCTGTCTGTTGAACCCTGGGCGCAGGACCTGCTGGACATGCTCTATCTGGACCCCGAGCTCGAGGGCTGGGCCCAGGCGGCCATCGTTGAAGAAGATGACGACAGCGAGCCGACCCTGGACAGTAACGGCAGCCGTTTGCAGGAAGGTGACTCTGTCACCCTGATCAAGGATCTGGACGTGAAGGGCGCGGGCTTTACCGCCAAGCGCGGCACGGCGGTGCGTGATATCCGCCTGACCTCGAACCCCAAGCATATCGAGGGCAAGGTCAATGGTGTGCAGATCGTGCTGGTGGCGGCCTACCTGAAAAAGGCCTGA
- a CDS encoding DNA-deoxyinosine glycosylase: MSRIQSFNAVSRPDARLLILGSVPGVASLVQQQYYAHPRNAFWPIMAELLGFDADLPYSTRLQRLQYHRIALWDVVHRCQRPGSLDQNIAKDSVEANDFATFFGQHSQLRGICFNGEAAETLFKRHVIRGGISMPSGIKLARLPSTSPANAGLRPAQKLEQWRRVINDLRATSDAR, translated from the coding sequence ATGAGCCGCATTCAAAGCTTTAACGCCGTATCCCGACCCGACGCCCGGCTACTGATTCTCGGATCAGTCCCGGGCGTCGCCTCGCTGGTACAACAGCAATACTATGCCCATCCGCGCAATGCCTTCTGGCCCATCATGGCCGAGCTGCTCGGCTTTGACGCCGACCTGCCCTACAGCACGCGCCTGCAAAGGCTACAGTATCACCGCATCGCGCTCTGGGATGTCGTGCACCGCTGTCAGCGCCCAGGGAGTCTGGATCAGAATATTGCGAAGGATTCCGTTGAGGCGAACGACTTTGCGACCTTCTTCGGGCAGCACTCGCAGCTCAGGGGCATCTGTTTCAATGGCGAGGCCGCCGAAACACTGTTCAAGCGCCATGTTATTCGGGGCGGCATTTCAATGCCCAGCGGAATTAAGCTGGCTCGGCTACCCTCGACAAGCCCGGCCAATGCCGGACTTAGACCTGCACAAAAACTCGAGCAGTGGCGCCGGGTGATCAACGATCTGCGCGCAACGAGCGACGCTCGATAA
- the gatB gene encoding Asp-tRNA(Asn)/Glu-tRNA(Gln) amidotransferase subunit GatB: MEWETVIGLEIHVQLATKTKIFSGSSTAFGAEPNTQASAVDLALPGTLPVFNENALRMAVMFGLAIDAEIGKRSVFERKNYFYPDLPKGYQTTQLAEPVVGRGHVDIELADGRTHRVRIHHAHLEEDAGKSLHEDFHGMTGIDLNRAGTPLIEIVTEPDMRNAEEAVAFARKLHSLVTSLGICDGNMAEGSLRFDVNVSVRPKGTETLGTRTETKNLNSFRFMEEAIELEVERQIDVIEGGGDIRQETRLYNGDTKVARAMRSKEEANDYRYFPCPDLLPIVIDDAYIDAVRATLPILPAQWKATFIEQYGLSDYDASVLSSNNVQAAYYDQVARSCGDGKLAANWVMGELARLLNQHDTYIKASPVSAEQLGGLLTRIKDDTISGNIAKKVFEAMWLEGGSADEIIEAKGLKQVTDSGAIEGIVDQVIASSDKQVEQYRAAEPDKRGKMLGFFMGQVMKASGGKANPGAVTGILKQKLDALCD, translated from the coding sequence ATGGAATGGGAAACAGTAATCGGGCTGGAAATTCACGTTCAGCTCGCCACCAAGACCAAGATCTTTTCCGGCTCCAGCACCGCCTTCGGTGCCGAGCCCAACACCCAGGCCAGCGCCGTCGACCTGGCCCTGCCGGGCACGCTGCCGGTGTTCAACGAGAACGCCCTGCGCATGGCGGTGATGTTCGGCCTGGCCATTGATGCCGAGATCGGCAAGCGCTCGGTATTCGAGCGCAAGAACTACTTCTACCCCGACCTGCCCAAGGGCTACCAGACCACCCAGCTGGCGGAGCCCGTGGTGGGTCGCGGCCATGTGGATATAGAACTGGCGGATGGCCGCACACACCGCGTACGCATCCACCACGCCCACCTGGAAGAAGACGCCGGCAAGTCGCTGCATGAAGACTTCCACGGCATGACCGGCATCGACCTTAACCGCGCCGGCACGCCGCTGATTGAAATTGTCACCGAGCCGGACATGCGCAACGCCGAGGAAGCCGTGGCCTTTGCCCGCAAGCTGCACTCCCTGGTGACGTCACTGGGCATCTGCGATGGCAACATGGCCGAAGGCTCGCTGCGCTTTGACGTCAACGTGTCGGTACGCCCCAAGGGCACCGAAACCCTGGGCACCCGCACCGAAACCAAGAACCTCAACTCCTTCCGCTTTATGGAAGAAGCCATCGAGCTTGAAGTCGAACGCCAGATAGACGTGATTGAGGGCGGCGGCGACATCCGTCAGGAAACCCGCCTCTACAACGGCGACACCAAGGTGGCCCGCGCCATGCGCAGCAAGGAAGAAGCCAACGACTACCGCTATTTCCCCTGCCCGGACCTGCTGCCCATCGTTATCGACGATGCCTATATCGATGCCGTGCGCGCCACCCTGCCGATTCTGCCGGCACAGTGGAAAGCCACCTTCATCGAACAGTACGGCCTGTCGGACTACGACGCCAGCGTACTCTCGTCCAACAACGTCCAGGCGGCCTACTATGACCAGGTAGCCAGGAGCTGCGGTGACGGCAAGCTGGCCGCCAACTGGGTCATGGGCGAGCTGGCCCGACTGCTGAACCAGCATGACACCTACATCAAGGCCTCCCCGGTCAGCGCCGAACAGCTCGGAGGCCTGCTCACGCGCATCAAGGACGACACCATCTCCGGCAATATCGCCAAAAAGGTGTTCGAAGCCATGTGGCTTGAGGGCGGCAGCGCCGACGAGATCATCGAAGCCAAGGGCCTGAAACAGGTCACCGACAGCGGCGCCATTGAAGGTATCGTTGACCAGGTGATCGCCAGCAGCGACAAGCAGGTGGAGCAGTACAGAGCGGCCGAACCTGACAAGCGCGGCAAGATGCTGGGCTTCTTTATGGGCCAGGTAATGAAAGCCAGCGGCGGCAAGGCCAACCCCGGCGCCGTGACCGGCATTCTGAAGCAGAAACTCGACGCGCTGTGCGACTAG